Proteins co-encoded in one Streptococcus parauberis NCFD 2020 genomic window:
- the trxA gene encoding thioredoxin, protein MTKIVTDATFETETKEGLVLIDFWATWCGPCLMQAPILEQLSEELDEDELKIVKMDVDENPNTAQTFGIMSIPTLMFKKDGQVVKQVAGVHTKDQIKAIIAELS, encoded by the coding sequence ATGACAAAGATCGTAACAGATGCAACATTTGAAACAGAAACTAAAGAAGGATTAGTCTTAATTGACTTTTGGGCAACATGGTGTGGTCCATGCTTGATGCAAGCTCCAATTCTTGAACAATTATCTGAAGAACTTGATGAAGATGAATTGAAAATCGTTAAAATGGACGTTGACGAAAATCCAAATACAGCACAAACTTTTGGCATTATGTCAATCCCAACATTAATGTTCAAAAAAGATGGCCAAGTTGTTAAACAAGTAGCCGGTGTTCACACAAAAGATCAAATCAAAGCAATCATTGCTGAATTAAGCTAA
- a CDS encoding endonuclease MutS2, translating into MDIKILEQLEFQKVKEQFQTYLQTEQGKVELQQLVPTDNPEKIKDYFTEISEMEMIFIENHHFAMGSLRDVNDSLHRLELDADLNISELLDIKKLLLVSAEASRFFMNLENVELVALKKLFEKLEIFPQLQGSLQAINDGAFIENFASPELEAIRRKIFNSEHQIRQSLQDVLKKHADYLSESLIASRNGRSVLPVKNTFRNKIAGVVHDISASGNTVYIEPRALVQLNEEITQLHADERHEMARILKELSAMVRPHSRALANNAWLLGHLDFVRAKYLYLKEKKATIPTVTADKSVQLLNVRHPLLQKPVPNDLHFSKDLTVIVITGPNTGGKTIMLKTLGLAQLMGQSGLPILADYGSKIAVFNGIFADIGDEQSIEQSLSTFSSHMTHIVSILDQATADSLVLFDELGAGTDPQEGASLAMAILEELRLKEIKTMATTHYPELKAYGIESEFVENASMEFDSNSLQPTYRFMQGVPGRSNAFEIARRLGLASHIVTDAQNFTDTDSDVNRIIEKLESQTLESRKRLEHIKEVEQDNLKFNRAVKKLYNEFSHERDKEMEKVTKEAQEIVDLALAESESILAKLHDKSQLKPHEVIEAKTQLKKLVPQTDLSKNKVLKQAKKLRAARVGDDIIVSAYGQRGTLINQLKDQKWEAQVGLIKMTLKEDEFTLVKAVEESQKPKKQMVNVIKKAATGSGPRARLDLRGKRYEEAMQELDTFIDQALVNNMSQVDIIHGIGTGVIREAVTKYLRRNKHVKSFAYAPQNAGGSGCTIVTLG; encoded by the coding sequence ATGGATATAAAAATTTTAGAACAGTTAGAATTTCAAAAGGTTAAAGAACAATTTCAAACCTACCTTCAAACTGAACAAGGGAAAGTGGAACTCCAACAGCTAGTTCCAACAGACAATCCCGAAAAGATTAAAGATTATTTTACGGAAATTTCAGAAATGGAGATGATTTTCATTGAGAATCATCATTTTGCCATGGGAAGCTTACGGGATGTTAATGACAGCCTCCACCGCCTTGAGTTGGATGCTGATTTGAATATTTCGGAACTCTTAGATATCAAAAAACTCTTGCTTGTCTCTGCCGAAGCCAGTCGTTTTTTTATGAATTTAGAAAATGTTGAATTGGTTGCCCTAAAAAAATTATTTGAGAAATTAGAAATTTTTCCTCAGTTGCAGGGAAGCCTGCAAGCCATCAACGATGGGGCCTTCATAGAAAACTTTGCCAGTCCAGAATTGGAAGCCATCCGTCGCAAGATTTTTAATAGTGAACACCAAATTCGTCAATCGCTTCAGGATGTGCTCAAGAAACATGCTGACTATCTGTCAGAATCATTGATTGCCAGTCGGAACGGCCGTAGCGTGCTTCCGGTTAAAAACACCTTTAGAAACAAAATCGCAGGGGTTGTCCACGATATCTCAGCATCTGGGAATACAGTCTATATTGAACCACGAGCTTTGGTCCAATTAAATGAAGAAATAACCCAGTTGCATGCTGATGAACGTCATGAAATGGCACGGATTCTTAAAGAACTCTCAGCCATGGTTCGTCCACATAGTCGTGCTCTTGCCAATAATGCTTGGTTACTAGGACATTTAGATTTTGTTCGAGCAAAATATCTTTATCTGAAGGAGAAGAAGGCGACTATTCCAACTGTCACTGCTGATAAATCAGTGCAATTGTTGAATGTTCGTCATCCTCTCTTGCAAAAGCCAGTTCCTAATGACCTACACTTTTCTAAAGACTTAACAGTTATTGTTATTACGGGTCCTAATACGGGTGGTAAGACAATCATGTTAAAAACCCTTGGTTTGGCTCAGTTAATGGGACAGTCTGGTTTGCCAATTCTAGCTGACTACGGTTCGAAGATTGCTGTTTTCAATGGAATTTTTGCCGATATTGGCGATGAGCAATCGATTGAACAAAGCTTGTCGACCTTCTCTAGTCATATGACCCACATTGTGTCAATTCTTGACCAAGCGACAGCAGATAGTCTAGTTCTCTTTGATGAACTAGGTGCTGGTACCGATCCGCAAGAAGGTGCTAGCTTAGCGATGGCCATTCTAGAAGAACTTCGCTTGAAAGAAATCAAGACCATGGCGACGACCCATTATCCTGAGTTGAAAGCTTACGGGATTGAGTCGGAGTTTGTTGAAAATGCTAGTATGGAGTTTGATAGTAATAGTCTTCAGCCAACCTATCGTTTTATGCAAGGCGTGCCTGGTCGTTCTAATGCTTTTGAAATTGCAAGACGGTTGGGCCTAGCCAGTCATATTGTGACGGACGCTCAGAATTTTACTGATACGGATAGTGACGTCAATCGGATTATTGAAAAGTTAGAAAGTCAGACTTTGGAGAGTCGGAAACGTCTTGAACATATTAAAGAGGTCGAGCAGGATAACCTTAAGTTCAATCGTGCTGTTAAAAAGCTGTATAATGAGTTTTCTCATGAGCGTGATAAGGAAATGGAAAAGGTTACTAAAGAGGCGCAAGAGATTGTTGATTTGGCCTTGGCGGAAAGTGAGTCTATCTTAGCTAAGTTACATGACAAATCGCAATTGAAACCACATGAAGTCATTGAAGCTAAGACACAATTGAAAAAGTTAGTACCTCAAACTGATTTATCCAAAAATAAAGTTTTGAAACAGGCTAAGAAGTTAAGAGCTGCGCGTGTTGGTGATGATATCATTGTTTCTGCATATGGTCAACGTGGTACTTTAATTAATCAATTAAAAGATCAAAAATGGGAAGCACAAGTGGGGTTAATTAAAATGACCCTCAAAGAGGATGAATTTACCTTGGTTAAGGCTGTTGAAGAAAGCCAGAAACCTAAAAAACAAATGGTTAATGTCATTAAGAAAGCAGCAACAGGTTCTGGACCTAGAGCCCGTCTTGACTTACGTGGCAAACGTTATGAAGAAGCCATGCAAGAGCTGGATACCTTTATTGACCAAGCTTTAGTTAATAACATGAGTCAAGTTGATATCATTCATGGGATTGGTACTGGGGTTATTCGTGAAGCAGTTACTAAATATTTGAGACGCAACAAACATGTTAAGAGTTTTGCTTACGCTCCGCAAAATGCGGGAGGGTCAGGTTGTACAATTGTGACCTTGGGTTAG
- a CDS encoding CvpA family protein, translating into MLSLLIIFIMLWNFYIGYNRGIILQAFYFVGILTSLFVASQHYLDLAKKIALWVPYSSPTEGAKMLFFKDINIFELSKVYYAGIAFFVIFLATYAAVRLIGILTHFFPIDYYDNQKANIASGIIASLVIVLVFSIGLSILATVPMESIQTQLHNHFLTRLLIEHCPPVTTMIRNLWITKVL; encoded by the coding sequence ATGTTATCACTTCTCATCATTTTTATCATGCTCTGGAATTTTTATATTGGTTATAATCGTGGTATCATCTTACAAGCCTTTTATTTTGTTGGCATCTTAACTTCATTATTTGTGGCAAGTCAGCATTATCTTGATTTAGCCAAAAAAATTGCACTCTGGGTGCCTTATTCAAGTCCGACTGAAGGTGCAAAGATGCTTTTTTTCAAGGATATCAATATCTTTGAACTAAGCAAAGTCTATTATGCAGGGATTGCTTTCTTTGTAATTTTTCTAGCAACCTATGCCGCCGTCCGTTTAATTGGTATCTTAACCCATTTTTTCCCAATTGATTACTATGATAATCAAAAGGCAAATATTGCCAGTGGAATCATTGCCAGTCTGGTTATTGTCTTAGTTTTTTCCATAGGGTTAAGCATTTTAGCAACTGTACCAATGGAAAGTATTCAAACGCAACTACATAATCATTTCTTAACACGCTTATTAATTGAGCATTGTCCACCAGTGACAACAATGATTCGCAATTTATGGATTACAAAAGTCTTATAA
- the zapA gene encoding cell division protein ZapA: MNSKNRYKFTFGEKTLTLTTDKDNLFMEEVERVATEKYNAIKEKLPEADPETVAILMAINSLSTQLKREIEVEKIEQEINQLRQRALEGLQEKAYQADMDEE; the protein is encoded by the coding sequence ATGAATAGTAAGAATCGTTACAAGTTCACCTTTGGTGAAAAGACATTAACATTAACGACTGATAAAGACAATCTCTTCATGGAAGAAGTCGAACGCGTTGCTACTGAAAAGTATAATGCCATTAAAGAGAAACTTCCAGAAGCAGACCCTGAAACGGTTGCAATTTTAATGGCCATTAATTCATTATCAACACAATTAAAACGTGAGATTGAAGTCGAAAAAATTGAACAAGAAATTAATCAATTGCGTCAAAGAGCTTTAGAAGGTCTACAAGAAAAAGCTTATCAAGCAGATATGGATGAGGAGTAG
- the rnhC gene encoding ribonuclease HIII, which translates to METIVMKMDGFQKAKLLNRLNAYQTSNNNPYVAFSAKYKGVTILLYTSGKLVFQGSATLEVASEFGYQAPDSSSSRIDSSKNQNLALIGSDEVGNGSYFGGIAVVASLVTPEDHTYLKELGVDDSKNLTDPKIRHIAPLLEARIPHKALLLSPKKYNQMVGPDKPYNAVSVKVALHNQAIFLLLQEGVKADKIVIDAFTSQANYQKHLKREKNQFTNVLTFQEKAESDFLAVAVSSIIARNLFLENLKELGAELGYQLPSGAGKQSDQVAAKLLEAYGMPALEFSAKLHFANTKKALSLAKKLP; encoded by the coding sequence ATGGAAACCATTGTGATGAAAATGGACGGTTTTCAAAAAGCCAAGCTTTTAAACCGTCTTAATGCCTATCAAACTAGTAATAACAACCCCTATGTTGCCTTTTCAGCAAAGTATAAAGGGGTAACCATTTTATTATACACATCAGGCAAACTGGTTTTCCAGGGATCTGCGACACTAGAGGTTGCTTCGGAGTTTGGTTATCAAGCTCCTGATTCTTCATCTAGTAGAATAGATAGCTCTAAAAATCAAAACCTTGCCCTCATAGGCAGCGACGAAGTTGGCAACGGCTCTTATTTTGGGGGCATCGCCGTAGTAGCAAGTCTTGTGACCCCAGAAGATCATACCTATCTGAAAGAATTAGGGGTTGATGACTCAAAAAACTTAACTGATCCCAAAATTCGTCACATTGCACCATTGTTGGAGGCTAGAATTCCTCATAAAGCTCTGCTATTGTCACCCAAAAAATATAACCAAATGGTCGGACCAGATAAGCCTTATAACGCTGTCTCTGTTAAAGTCGCGCTCCATAATCAAGCCATTTTCTTATTGCTTCAAGAGGGAGTCAAAGCTGACAAAATTGTGATTGACGCCTTTACCAGTCAAGCCAATTATCAAAAGCACTTAAAAAGGGAAAAGAACCAATTTACGAATGTACTGACCTTTCAAGAGAAAGCTGAGAGTGACTTCCTAGCTGTGGCTGTCAGTTCAATTATTGCCCGTAATCTTTTTTTAGAAAATTTAAAGGAGTTAGGGGCAGAATTAGGCTATCAGTTGCCAAGTGGTGCTGGGAAACAATCAGACCAAGTTGCTGCTAAGCTACTTGAAGCTTACGGCATGCCTGCACTAGAATTTAGTGCCAAATTGCATTTTGCAAATACCAAGAAAGCTCTTAGTTTAGCTAAGAAATTACCATAA
- the lepB gene encoding signal peptidase I, whose protein sequence is MKNFIKEWGLFTLFMLVFGFSRIFIWQPVKVDGHSMDPTLSHGERLIVFNQAKIDRFDIVVAQETEDGVQKEIVKRVIGMPGDKIEYKNDTLYVNGKKTKESYLKKFIALFKKDRLQKTYSYSSLFQELARNSSAFTADSENRATFSIDVPKGQYLLLGDDRIVSKDSREVGTFKAKNLIGEVKFRFWPFNRIDLLK, encoded by the coding sequence ATGAAAAATTTTATTAAAGAATGGGGTCTCTTCACATTATTTATGTTAGTATTTGGCTTCAGTCGTATTTTTATCTGGCAACCAGTGAAGGTCGACGGACACTCAATGGACCCTACCTTATCTCACGGCGAACGCTTAATTGTGTTTAACCAAGCAAAAATTGATCGCTTTGATATTGTCGTTGCTCAAGAAACTGAAGATGGTGTTCAAAAAGAAATCGTTAAACGGGTCATCGGAATGCCTGGAGATAAAATCGAATATAAAAATGATACACTTTATGTCAATGGCAAAAAAACTAAAGAATCTTATTTGAAGAAGTTTATTGCCCTCTTTAAAAAAGATCGTCTTCAAAAAACCTATTCATATAGTAGCCTCTTCCAAGAGTTAGCCCGTAACTCAAGTGCCTTTACAGCTGATAGTGAAAACCGAGCTACCTTTAGCATTGACGTGCCTAAAGGTCAGTATTTATTACTCGGGGATGACCGAATTGTTTCTAAAGATAGCCGTGAAGTCGGAACCTTCAAAGCCAAAAATCTGATTGGTGAAGTAAAATTCCGTTTCTGGCCATTTAATCGCATTGATCTTTTAAAATAA
- the recD2 gene encoding SF1B family DNA helicase RecD2, which translates to MEYFFSGTVDRIIFENSSNFFKILNLMIEDTDSDFDDFEIIITGTMADIMEGEDYTFWGQLSQHPKYGQQLQLSRYQRAKPSSSGLIKYFSSEHFKGIGKKTAERIVSLYGDNTIDKILDDPSKLEDINGFSKANREAFVAKLRINYGTEQIIAALVELGLSNRMAFQIYDQYKEEAVERVRTNPYQLVEDIQGIGFKMSDKLAQEIGIADSAPERFRAALLHSLLEQSISQGDTYIEARDLLAYAIDLLEDSRQIECDPAQVAQELSHLISDEKVYNAGTKIFDASLFTAEEGIKNQLQRLLDTPFEKQISQDKIEKEVQAIEKEFAISYDQVQKDAIYQALTSKVFILTGGPGTGKTTVIRGILEAYARINDIDLNKKDLPIVLAAPTGRAARRMNELTGLPSATIHRHLGLNGDNDYQAMEDYLDCDLLVVDEFSMVDTWLANQLLGAISSNTQIIIVGDSDQLPSVGPGQVLADLLKITSLPQIALRKIFRQSADSTIVDLANQMRQGILPVDFRDKKADRSYFDAMPQHVPTMVTKIVASAVKSGIPADEIQILAPMYKGQAGINNLNQLMQELLNPLDNGTEFVFNEIHFRKGDKVLHLVNDAQLNVFNGDIGYITDLIPAKYTESKQDEIMMDFDGSEVTYPRNEWLKITLAYAMSIHKSQGSEFQVVILPITRQSGRMLQRNLIYTAVTRSKSKLILLGEHSAFDYAIKNEGDKRKTFLVQRFDQDLTTESSDQLAKIDTVENSSDSLGQAQNTIAKPLESEEPTILTTANMLSIDPLIGLTDADFKNFFKK; encoded by the coding sequence ATGGAATACTTTTTTTCCGGGACTGTTGATCGCATCATTTTCGAAAATAGCAGTAACTTTTTTAAAATCTTAAACCTAATGATTGAAGATACCGACAGTGACTTTGATGACTTTGAAATCATCATTACTGGAACCATGGCTGACATCATGGAGGGAGAAGATTATACCTTCTGGGGGCAATTAAGCCAACATCCCAAATATGGCCAGCAACTGCAACTCAGCCGTTACCAGCGAGCTAAACCAAGTTCATCTGGTCTAATCAAGTACTTTTCCAGTGAGCATTTTAAAGGAATTGGGAAAAAGACCGCCGAGAGAATTGTCTCTTTATACGGTGACAATACGATTGATAAAATTCTTGACGACCCTAGCAAGTTAGAGGATATCAACGGCTTTTCAAAAGCTAACCGAGAAGCCTTTGTAGCTAAGCTAAGAATCAATTACGGAACAGAACAAATCATCGCTGCACTGGTAGAATTAGGATTGTCTAATCGGATGGCCTTCCAAATATACGATCAATATAAAGAAGAAGCTGTCGAACGGGTTAGGACTAATCCCTATCAACTCGTAGAAGACATCCAAGGCATCGGCTTTAAAATGTCTGATAAATTAGCTCAGGAAATCGGTATAGCTGATTCTGCACCTGAACGGTTTCGGGCTGCTCTATTACATAGTTTATTGGAACAATCAATTAGCCAAGGTGATACCTACATCGAGGCGCGTGATTTATTAGCCTATGCTATTGATTTGTTAGAAGACTCTCGACAAATTGAATGTGATCCTGCGCAAGTTGCCCAAGAATTAAGTCATTTAATTTCTGATGAAAAAGTTTATAATGCAGGTACTAAAATATTTGATGCCTCTCTATTTACAGCTGAAGAGGGAATTAAAAATCAACTTCAACGTTTACTAGATACCCCATTTGAGAAACAAATCAGTCAAGATAAGATTGAAAAAGAAGTACAAGCAATTGAGAAGGAATTTGCCATTAGCTATGATCAGGTCCAAAAGGACGCAATTTATCAAGCATTGACCAGCAAGGTCTTTATCTTAACTGGTGGTCCAGGTACTGGTAAAACAACCGTTATCAGAGGAATTCTAGAAGCTTATGCTCGGATTAATGACATTGATTTAAATAAAAAAGATTTACCGATTGTTCTAGCAGCGCCTACTGGTCGAGCTGCTCGTCGGATGAATGAATTAACTGGCCTACCAAGTGCCACTATTCATCGTCATTTAGGCTTAAATGGTGACAATGATTACCAAGCCATGGAAGACTACTTAGACTGTGATTTATTAGTTGTTGATGAATTTTCTATGGTTGATACTTGGTTAGCCAATCAATTATTAGGTGCCATATCATCGAATACCCAAATAATCATTGTTGGTGACAGTGACCAGTTACCGTCTGTAGGACCAGGTCAGGTTCTAGCAGATCTTTTGAAAATTACCAGTCTACCACAAATCGCCCTTCGTAAAATTTTCCGTCAATCAGCTGATTCAACCATCGTTGATTTGGCAAATCAAATGCGTCAAGGCATATTGCCAGTAGATTTTCGAGATAAAAAAGCAGACCGTTCTTACTTTGATGCCATGCCTCAACATGTTCCAACCATGGTCACAAAAATTGTCGCTTCTGCTGTTAAAAGTGGTATCCCAGCTGATGAAATTCAGATTCTTGCTCCCATGTATAAAGGACAAGCAGGCATCAACAATCTCAATCAGCTTATGCAAGAGCTTCTCAATCCATTAGATAATGGTACAGAATTTGTCTTTAATGAGATACATTTTCGAAAGGGAGATAAAGTCTTACACTTAGTTAATGATGCCCAATTGAATGTCTTTAATGGTGATATTGGTTACATTACAGATTTAATTCCAGCCAAGTACACCGAGTCCAAACAAGATGAAATTATGATGGATTTTGATGGGTCAGAAGTAACTTATCCTCGCAATGAATGGTTAAAAATCACCTTGGCCTATGCCATGAGTATTCATAAGTCGCAGGGGAGTGAGTTCCAAGTGGTTATTCTTCCAATCACCCGCCAGAGTGGGCGCATGCTTCAACGGAATCTGATTTATACAGCTGTCACAAGGTCAAAGAGTAAATTAATTTTACTGGGTGAGCACTCAGCTTTTGATTATGCAATCAAAAATGAGGGTGATAAACGAAAAACTTTCCTAGTGCAACGATTTGACCAAGACCTGACAACAGAATCAAGCGACCAATTAGCAAAAATTGATACAGTTGAAAACAGTTCGGACAGTCTAGGACAAGCCCAAAATACTATTGCAAAGCCCTTAGAATCTGAAGAACCAACGATTTTAACGACAGCAAATATGTTATCTATTGATCCACTGATTGGCTTGACTGATGCTGATTTTAAAAATTTTTTTAAAAAATAG
- the dinB gene encoding DNA polymerase IV → MLIFPLINDTSRKIIHIDMDAFFAAVEVRDNPKLKGKPVVIAKDPRETGGRGVVSTCSYEAREFGIHSAMSSKEAYERCPQAIFISGNYSKYKEIGLQIREIFKRYTDLVEPMSIDEAYLDVTENKLGIKSALKIAKLIQLDIWTELHLTCSAGVSYNKFLAKLASDYQKPRGLTLVLPDDALSFLSDLPIEKFHGVGKKSVEKLHDMGVYKGDDLLLLTEMQLIDQFGRFGYDLYRKARGISQSPVKPNRIRKSIGSERTYAKLLFSDGDIKAEITKNAKRVADLMEKNDKLGKIVILKVRYSDFTTLTKRVSLERLTRDFKLINLTAIEIFESLADNDSGVRLLGVTMSGLADKQADISLEL, encoded by the coding sequence ATGCTGATTTTTCCACTGATTAATGATACATCACGCAAAATAATCCATATCGATATGGATGCTTTTTTTGCTGCAGTGGAAGTTCGCGATAATCCTAAATTAAAAGGCAAACCAGTAGTTATTGCAAAAGATCCGCGAGAAACTGGAGGTCGTGGGGTGGTTTCCACCTGTAGCTATGAAGCAAGAGAATTTGGTATTCATTCTGCTATGAGTTCAAAAGAAGCCTATGAGCGGTGTCCACAAGCAATTTTTATTTCCGGAAACTACAGTAAATATAAAGAAATTGGCCTTCAAATTCGGGAGATATTCAAAAGATATACCGACCTAGTCGAACCCATGTCGATTGATGAAGCATACCTTGATGTGACAGAAAATAAATTAGGGATTAAGTCTGCATTGAAAATTGCCAAGCTGATTCAACTTGATATCTGGACAGAATTACATTTAACGTGTTCAGCTGGAGTTTCTTACAATAAGTTCCTCGCAAAATTAGCTAGTGATTATCAGAAGCCTCGGGGATTGACACTAGTTTTGCCTGATGATGCGCTGAGCTTTTTATCCGACTTACCAATAGAAAAATTTCATGGCGTTGGAAAAAAATCGGTTGAGAAGTTGCATGATATGGGGGTTTATAAAGGGGATGATTTGTTACTTCTGACAGAGATGCAATTGATCGACCAATTTGGTCGTTTCGGATATGACCTCTATCGCAAAGCTAGGGGGATCAGTCAATCACCAGTCAAACCAAATCGTATTCGAAAATCAATTGGTAGTGAGCGAACTTATGCTAAACTCTTATTTAGTGATGGAGACATTAAGGCTGAGATTACCAAAAATGCTAAACGCGTAGCTGATTTAATGGAAAAAAATGATAAATTAGGAAAAATAGTTATTTTGAAGGTTCGTTATTCTGATTTTACGACCTTGACCAAACGGGTTAGTTTGGAAAGACTGACTAGGGATTTTAAGCTGATTAATCTCACAGCAATTGAAATTTTTGAAAGCTTGGCTGACAATGACAGTGGTGTGCGCCTGTTAGGTGTGACCATGTCAGGATTGGCTGACAAGCAAGCTGATATTTCCTTGGAATTATAA
- the pflB gene encoding formate C-acetyltransferase, translated as MATVKTNTDVFEKAWEGFKGTDWKEKASVSRFVQANYNPYDGDESFLAEATERSLKIKKIIEDTKEQYEATRFPFDTRPSSIAGIPAGYIDKENELIYGIQNDELFKLNFMPKGGIRMAETTLKENGYEPDPAVHEIFTKYVTTVNDGIFRAYTSNIRRARHAHTVTGLPDAYSRGRIIGVYARLALYGADYLMQEKVNDWNSINEIDEESIRLREEINLQYQALGEVAKLGDLYGVDVRRPAENVKEAIQWVNIAFMAVCRVINGAATSLGRVPIVLDIFAERDLARGTFTESEIQEFVDDFVLKLRTVKFGRTKAYDTLYSGDPTFITTSMAGMGNDGRHRVTKMDYRFLNTLDNIGNSPEPNLTVLWTDQLPYAFRRYCMTMSHKHSSIQYEGVTTMAKEGYGEMSCISCCVSPLDPENEDQRHNIQYFGARVNVLKALLTGLNGGYDDVHRDYKVFNVVEPITSEVLNYDEVMANFEKSLDWLTDTYVDALNIIHYMTDKYNYEAVQMAFLPSKQRANMGFGICGFANTVDTLSAIKYATVKTIRDENGYIYDYEVTGEFPRFGEDDDRVDDIAKWLMEAYHTRLASHKLYKNAEASVSLLTITSNVAYSKQTGNSPVHRGVFLNEDGTANTSKVEFFSPGANPSNKAKGGWLQNLNSLAKLDFSHANDGISLTTQVSPRALGKTFDEQVDNLVTVLDGYFENGGQHVNLNVMDLKEVYDKIMGGEDVIVRISGYCVNTKYLTPEQKAELTHRVFHEVLSMDDAVTEVRSK; from the coding sequence ATGGCAACTGTAAAAACTAACACAGATGTTTTTGAAAAGGCTTGGGAAGGCTTTAAAGGAACAGACTGGAAAGAAAAAGCAAGTGTTTCACGCTTTGTTCAAGCTAACTATAACCCTTATGATGGTGATGAATCATTTTTAGCTGAAGCTACTGAACGTTCATTAAAAATTAAAAAAATTATCGAAGACACTAAAGAACAATACGAAGCAACTCGCTTCCCATTTGACACTCGTCCATCTTCAATCGCTGGTATTCCTGCAGGATATATCGACAAAGAAAATGAACTTATCTACGGTATTCAAAATGATGAATTGTTCAAATTGAACTTTATGCCAAAAGGTGGTATCCGTATGGCGGAAACTACTCTTAAAGAAAATGGCTATGAACCTGACCCAGCTGTACATGAAATCTTTACTAAATATGTAACAACAGTTAATGATGGTATCTTCCGCGCTTACACTTCAAACATCCGTCGCGCACGTCATGCTCACACTGTAACTGGTCTTCCAGATGCATATTCACGTGGACGTATCATCGGTGTTTATGCTCGTCTTGCTCTTTACGGTGCAGACTACTTAATGCAAGAAAAAGTAAACGACTGGAACTCAATCAATGAAATTGATGAAGAATCAATCCGTTTACGTGAAGAAATTAATTTACAATACCAAGCACTTGGTGAAGTTGCAAAACTTGGTGATCTTTACGGAGTTGACGTTCGTCGTCCAGCTGAAAACGTTAAAGAAGCTATCCAATGGGTTAACATTGCATTCATGGCAGTATGTCGTGTAATCAATGGTGCTGCTACATCACTTGGACGTGTGCCAATCGTTCTTGATATTTTTGCAGAACGCGACTTAGCTCGTGGAACATTTACTGAATCAGAAATCCAAGAATTCGTTGATGATTTCGTTCTTAAATTACGTACAGTTAAATTTGGTCGTACTAAAGCTTACGATACACTTTACTCAGGTGACCCAACATTTATCACCACTTCTATGGCTGGTATGGGTAACGACGGTCGTCACCGTGTTACTAAAATGGACTACCGTTTCTTGAACACTCTTGATAACATCGGTAACTCTCCAGAACCAAACTTAACAGTTCTTTGGACTGACCAATTACCATATGCTTTCCGTCGCTATTGTATGACAATGAGTCATAAACACTCTTCAATCCAATATGAAGGTGTAACAACTATGGCTAAAGAAGGATACGGCGAAATGTCATGTATCTCATGTTGTGTATCTCCACTTGACCCAGAAAATGAAGATCAACGTCATAACATTCAATACTTCGGCGCTCGTGTTAACGTTCTTAAAGCACTTCTTACTGGTCTTAACGGTGGTTATGATGACGTTCATAGAGACTACAAAGTATTTAACGTTGTTGAACCTATCACTTCTGAAGTCCTTAACTACGATGAAGTTATGGCTAACTTCGAAAAATCTCTTGACTGGTTGACTGATACATATGTAGATGCTCTTAACATCATCCACTATATGACAGACAAATACAACTATGAAGCAGTTCAAATGGCCTTCTTGCCAAGTAAACAACGTGCTAACATGGGATTCGGTATCTGTGGTTTCGCAAATACTGTTGATACATTGTCAGCAATCAAATATGCAACAGTTAAAACTATCCGCGACGAAAATGGCTACATCTACGACTACGAAGTAACTGGTGAATTCCCACGCTTCGGTGAAGATGATGACCGTGTTGATGATATTGCTAAATGGTTGATGGAAGCTTACCATACACGTCTTGCAAGCCATAAACTTTACAAGAACGCTGAAGCTTCAGTATCACTTCTTACAATCACATCAAACGTTGCTTACTCTAAACAAACTGGTAACTCTCCAGTTCACCGCGGAGTATTCTTAAACGAAGATGGAACAGCTAACACAAGTAAAGTTGAATTTTTCTCTCCAGGTGCAAACCCATCTAATAAAGCTAAAGGTGGATGGTTACAAAACTTGAACTCATTAGCTAAACTTGACTTCTCACACGCTAATGATGGTATCTCTTTAACTACTCAAGTTTCACCTCGTGCACTTGGTAAAACATTTGACGAACAAGTTGATAACTTAGTAACAGTTCTTGATGGTTATTTCGAAAATGGTGGACAACATGTTAACTTGAACGTTATGGACCTTAAAGAAGTTTACGACAAAATCATGGGTGGAGAAGATGTTATCGTACGTATCTCTGGATACTGTGTAAACACTAAATACCTTACACCTGAACAAAAAGCTGAATTAACTCACCGTGTCTTCCACGAAGTACTTTCAATGGACGATGCAGTAACAGAAGTTAGAAGCAAATAA